The following DNA comes from Paenibacillus crassostreae.
AGGGGGGGATTCAGCGGACACATCCGCACCGACTAACCGCATCGCGGCCGCTCCCGTTGGTCGCTTAAGTCGGTGGGACGTCGAGAATACAGGAACGTTAGTTGAAATCGACCAAAGGGTTTAATAACAAGAACTACTATAAGAACTCAATAATTAGAAATTATTTTGATCGGGGGCACTAATGAAGGTTAATAAAAGATTATTAATCGAATCAATAATAGTCTCAATCCTAATTGTTCTAGTGTTTCTTGGATGGGAAATAGTTCGAGGTATGTTTTTAACAAAGAATTATATACCCGAGATAGTTGACAGCTATAAGGAAACTGATTATTTACAAAATGAAGTCTCTTTTGGGACAGTAAACAGAAGTAACAGGATAACGGTGCTGATGGGTATTAGTGGATTCTTGTTTATGCTAATAACGTATTATGGAATTCGAGTATTGCTGAATCAGATCATACAGAAGAATAAGATTCAATAAAAGATTTGATTAAAAGCATAGGAAAGACACTGAATATTTGTGGGATTACTCAAGAAGTGGTCGACATCAGCTAACACCACATTCCTACTGCGGGCATTCGCCCTTGATCGCCAAGAGGGATTTCAGAGAAGTGAATTCAGGCAATACATTTATTTCCCTAAGATAAGAGCTATCTAAAGGAAATAAACGTCAGGAATGCCAAACGTTATCCAACATTGGACCGAAGTGTACTACGAGTTAAAGAAATTTTTGGCCGATAGTTGAGATTACCATCTTAAACGGGAAGAGACATGAAGAAATTCAGGTTTCGAGGGATCTAGGATCAGCGTGCTTGGCGAATAAAGACATGAAATGCAATTAGATATGAAATACCTTTCAATTGAAACGAGAGATGCCTGAAAGTAGAGGATTAAGAACATGTTTTTGAAATGTCAGCAGAAAATAAAGTATTAGACTGACCCTAGAAATTGAAACAGCTATAGCAAAGGACGCGAAAATAAAGTCCTAGACTGTCGCTGTTTCATTGAACTATCGTGTCCCCTTAGTTTAATCATGTTCTCCTATCACTGACTGCAAATGTTGATACTCTATCATTAACAGTTATTCAGAATATGCTTTAAATACAATCAAGGGGAATAAAAAACTATAGAGATAGATTAGTGTGTAAAACCACCAAATCTAGCTTTACGGCACGACGGTGATTGTTCTTGCGATTTCCGCTTTGATTTAACCTTTAATGTTTTTTCGAGTAATACTTCCACAGCGCAAAAAATACGATCAAAACAAATAGTAGGGTAGCCAGTAAGGTGTAGAATATCAAGGGATTGAAGAAACCCGCAATCACGGAAGCAATAACCAGACCTACGAGAATCATGACTATGCTGAGTGAGCTGGCACTGTGGATAATCAGTCCACTCCGCTCGTCGTTCTCCTCGATGTACAACTTCTTCAGCCCTGCGTCATTTTTGTTGGCTTTAATGTACTTGGCGATAAAAAAAACGAAGCACAATTCAGCGCCGATAAAAGCACCTGTGTGAAATCCCTTTATAAAACTGGGCAATTCGGGCAGACCACCGCGGTAAAACACAAGTCCCACATAGATCAATAGCGTGGCAGCAGCTACCAGTGACAGTGCGTTCTTGCGAGTTTTGACTTGAACCTTGTAATTGTCCATTACAATTCCTCCAATTCGCTGAAATCAAAAACATCTTCAATGGCGAGTCCAAAATGCTTAGCAATCTTGTAGGCAAGAACAAGGGAAGCCGCATATTTTCCCGTTTCAAGGGAGGTGATAGTTTGCCGGGTAACGCCTACGATCAGCCCCAGCTCTTCCTGGGACAGCTTGTGCTGCTTACGCAGTTCCGCAATTCTTGTCTTCAAGTGACCACTCCCTTGCAACGTTTACTTTGCATCTATAGGATAGTTTACTTTGCATTTTATGTCAAGCAGACTTTGCATTGTTTGCAGCGTTTATTTATTGCA
Coding sequences within:
- a CDS encoding helix-turn-helix transcriptional regulator, with protein sequence MKTRIAELRKQHKLSQEELGLIVGVTRQTITSLETGKYAASLVLAYKIAKHFGLAIEDVFDFSELEEL